The sequence below is a genomic window from Setaria italica strain Yugu1 chromosome IV, Setaria_italica_v2.0, whole genome shotgun sequence.
AAAAATTTATTGGGATTTCAGGCGAAGAAGGACCTGACGGAGGTCACCCACAAGGTCTACTTTGATATCGAGATTGATGGCAAGCCCGCAGGTTTGCAAGCTGTGTTGTCATAATTTGATAAAGAATTCAAATGAAGCATTATGACAAGCATAATTTGAGAGTACCAGCTTTCAGGAGCATGGAACAAGGGGAAATATAGGAGGATGGAGCATGATTCGAAGCTTTCAGTACCCTCTGGCTTTCAGGAGCATGATTTGAAGCTTTCAGGAGCATGGAACAAGGGGAAGCTTTCAGTACCAGCTTGTGCCTTCTGAATCTGGAACTGATGCTGCATCCTCTGTGGCTTTCTCGTTCAGGACCATTCAACTTTGAGTCAGGAGGGTCAGCTGGAAGCCTGCCAAAGCTTCATCGCAACCCGTACAGCTGGTCCAAGGTTGGATCTATTTACATAATGTAAGCGCAGAAACTATCTGTTCTTCAATAATCTTAACGAGAATTGCGTTGCTCCATTTCGTTTCAGGTGTCTAGTGTGATATACTTGGACTCCCCTGCTGGTGTTGGTCTGTCATACGCGAAGGATAAGTCCAAACCTTATACAACTGGCGACCTTCAGACTGCTAATGATTTGCATACTTTTCTTCTCAAGGTATATCGTATTTGTATATGTAGAGGTTCATCATGTTGGTTCTGGATATTTATCATCTTCTTGAGGAACAAAAACCTGAgttctttctctcttcttttttcttttactctTAACAGTGGTTTCAGCTCTACCATAAGTTCCTGACAAATCCATTTTACATAGCTGGTGAATCATATGCTGGGATTTATATTCCTACCCTTTCACATGAAGTTGTCAAAGgtgttgacttttttttttgaagaataggtgttggcttttttttttgaagaatagGTGTTGGCTTTGGGATGTAATCGTGCTTAAAAGCTACTAATTGTTTTTATATTCTTGTTGCTAACAAAATATTCTACAGGAATTCACGAAAGAGTCAAGCCAGCTATAAACTTTAAGGTTAAGAGATCTTCTAAAATTATTCCTGCTGCGTGAGAACACTAAACGTGGTTACCAAGGAAATCTAAGGTTAAATGTTTTATGACGTGAGAACACTAAACGTGTTTTACCAAGGAAACGTGAGATGAAGCCTGAAGCCATCCGAAATTGAGAAGCCGATTATTGTTGACCATAGTGAACTACTTTGTAACAACAGACACTattattgttgttgctgttcCTGAAGGGCTGCCTCTAGCTGTTACTTTGAGTCTTGCATTTGCAATGAAATTAGTGATTCATTAGCAATCTGAATGTACTCTATGTAAGACAGTAATATGTGTAATGACTGA
It includes:
- the LOC101767989 gene encoding serine carboxypeptidase 1 produces the protein MEQGEAFSTSLCLLNLELMLHPLWLSRSGPFNFESGGSAGSLPKLHRNPYSWSKVSSVIYLDSPAGVGLSYAKDKSKPYTTGDLQTANDLHTFLLKWFQLYHKFLTNPFYIAGESYAGIYIPTLSHEVVKGIHERVKPAINFKVKRSSKIIPAA